In a single window of the Gammaproteobacteria bacterium genome:
- the moaA gene encoding GTP 3',8-cyclase MoaA: MLTNLRQQAESLMHPVLVDRFGRNFNYARIALNERCNLRCTYCMPEEGVDFQAPEKLLRKDEIARLVSVLASVGVNKLRFTGGEPTLRKDLPELVAMAVNTPGIENVCLTTNGLLLHRMLDDLKHAGLTGINISLDTLREDRFKHITRRNGLGQTLQNIELALQKGFSSIKVNVVVMRGINDDEIESFCELTRDNRLTVRFIEFMPFDAKQLWCDGDYLVRAKDIVTRLHKTYNELLAVPGSETEHHHYRIAGYKGTVAVIPAFTRSLCRNCNRIRITADGQLRNCLYSGTDYDLRDLMRRGESNAQIVAQLQQAITEKVADGIEARERSVTKVAISRISMTQIGG; this comes from the coding sequence ATGTTGACTAATTTACGACAACAAGCCGAATCTTTAATGCATCCAGTGTTGGTGGATCGTTTTGGCCGAAATTTCAACTACGCCCGTATTGCGCTTAATGAGCGTTGCAATTTACGTTGTACTTATTGTATGCCGGAAGAGGGCGTTGATTTTCAGGCGCCGGAGAAATTGCTACGCAAGGATGAAATTGCGCGTCTGGTGAGTGTGTTAGCGTCAGTGGGTGTGAATAAGCTGCGTTTTACTGGTGGTGAGCCAACGCTGCGTAAAGACTTGCCCGAGTTGGTTGCTATGGCAGTCAATACTCCTGGCATTGAAAATGTTTGTCTGACGACCAATGGTTTATTGTTGCATCGAATGCTTGATGACCTAAAACATGCGGGGTTAACAGGTATAAACATAAGTCTTGATACGCTGCGCGAAGATCGCTTTAAGCACATTACCCGGCGTAACGGTCTCGGACAAACCTTGCAAAATATCGAATTGGCTTTGCAAAAAGGTTTTAGCAGCATCAAGGTCAATGTCGTTGTTATGCGTGGCATTAATGATGATGAAATTGAATCATTCTGCGAGCTGACGCGCGACAATCGATTAACAGTGCGATTCATAGAGTTTATGCCGTTTGATGCCAAACAACTGTGGTGTGACGGCGATTACCTGGTGCGCGCCAAAGACATTGTTACCCGATTGCATAAGACCTATAACGAACTGCTGGCGGTGCCAGGCTCTGAAACAGAGCATCATCATTACCGCATCGCTGGCTATAAGGGCACGGTCGCTGTCATCCCCGCGTTTACGCGTAGCCTTTGCCGTAATTGTAATCGTATTCGCATTACCGCTGATGGACAATTGCGTAACTGTCTTTATTCTGGCACGGATTACGATCTGCGTGATTTGATGCGCCGTGGTGAGAGCAACGCACAAATCGTGGCACAGCTACAGCAAGCAATTACTGAAAAAGTAGCAGATGGCATTGAGGCGCGCGAACGTAGCGTGACGAAAGTTGCCATATCTCGTATTAGCATGACCCAGATTGGTGGCTAG
- a CDS encoding MoaD/ThiS family protein, translated as MSVTVKYFASLRENVGVAEQQCQIAQEGCSATELWTQLNPSIKLANNSLVAINQNYACLGAQVNDGDEVAFFPPVTGG; from the coding sequence ATGTCAGTAACTGTAAAGTATTTTGCTTCCTTAAGAGAGAACGTTGGTGTTGCCGAACAGCAATGCCAAATTGCGCAAGAGGGTTGCAGCGCTACTGAACTATGGACGCAACTTAATCCATCAATAAAGCTGGCTAATAATAGTTTAGTTGCTATCAATCAAAATTATGCGTGTCTCGGCGCGCAAGTTAATGATGGTGATGAAGTGGCATTTTTCCCTCCGGTGACAGGAGGATAG
- a CDS encoding GatB/YqeY domain-containing protein codes for MSALKQRLTQDMKTAMRAKDKARLGVIRMALAAIKQREIDERAKLDDAGLDDTQIIAIIDKMIKQRRDSASQFQDAGRDELAAIENAEINVLQDYMPAAMSDDEITKAIDKAIADTGASSIKDMGKLMAALKPQLQGRADLGAVSGIIKQKLAAL; via the coding sequence ATGTCCGCCCTTAAGCAGCGCCTCACTCAAGACATGAAGACTGCCATGCGCGCTAAAGATAAAGCACGTTTGGGGGTTATTCGCATGGCCTTAGCCGCCATCAAGCAACGTGAGATCGATGAGCGCGCCAAACTTGATGATGCAGGGCTTGATGATACGCAAATCATTGCTATCATCGACAAAATGATTAAGCAGCGCCGTGATTCAGCGTCACAGTTTCAGGATGCTGGCCGTGACGAGCTCGCTGCTATTGAAAATGCCGAAATCAACGTATTGCAAGACTATATGCCTGCCGCCATGAGCGATGACGAAATCACCAAAGCCATCGACAAGGCTATTGCTGACACTGGCGCCAGCTCTATAAAAGACATGGGCAAGCTGATGGCAGCCCTGAAACCACAACTGCAAGGCCGTGCCGACCTTGGTGCCGTCAGTGGCATAATCAAACAAAAATTGGCCGCACTTTAA
- the moeB gene encoding molybdopterin-synthase adenylyltransferase MoeB, with protein MLNDAQLTRYSRQILLPDIDIAGQEKLLAAHVLIVGLGGLGSPVAMYLAGAGIGRMTLADFDVVDISNLHRQIAHASSDVGVNKAVSAKATAANINPEIRIDCIDYAIDERALQRYVCAEKVNVIVDATDNFASRHAINRISLAGKIPLVSGAAIRMEGQISVFDPRNDDSPCYACLYSEEGDNAENCAQTGVIGPAVGTIACLQAMETLKLLIGFGQTLVGRVQLLDAKHSEWRTLNLKKDPECQVCSPSTPKIP; from the coding sequence ATGCTTAATGATGCCCAACTAACACGTTACAGCCGCCAGATTTTATTGCCGGATATCGATATCGCTGGCCAGGAAAAGCTGTTGGCTGCGCATGTATTGATTGTCGGACTCGGTGGCCTTGGCTCACCTGTGGCAATGTATCTTGCTGGCGCTGGTATAGGGCGTATGACGCTGGCTGATTTTGACGTGGTCGATATCAGCAATTTACACCGGCAGATCGCCCACGCTAGTAGCGATGTCGGTGTCAATAAAGCCGTCTCAGCCAAGGCGACAGCTGCCAACATCAATCCGGAAATTCGCATTGATTGCATTGACTACGCTATAGATGAACGGGCATTGCAACGCTATGTCTGCGCTGAAAAGGTCAATGTTATTGTCGATGCGACAGACAACTTTGCCAGCCGCCACGCTATTAACCGTATTTCGCTTGCCGGAAAAATACCCTTGGTTTCTGGTGCAGCTATTCGTATGGAGGGCCAAATCAGTGTCTTTGACCCACGTAACGACGACAGCCCCTGTTACGCCTGTTTATACTCTGAAGAGGGCGATAATGCCGAAAATTGCGCCCAAACGGGTGTCATCGGCCCCGCCGTGGGCACTATTGCCTGTCTACAGGCCATGGAAACGCTGAAGCTGCTAATTGGTTTTGGCCAAACACTAGTCGGGCGTGTTCAGCTTCTTGACGCCAAACATAGTGAGTGGCGCACGCTGAACCTGAAAAAAGACCCTGAGTGTCAGGTTTGTAGCCCTAGCACCCCAAAAATCCCTTGA
- a CDS encoding DNA primase, with amino-acid sequence MAGKIPQQFIDDILARTDIVELIDARVTLKKAGKDFHACCPFHNEKTPSFTVSQNKQFYHCFGCGAHGSAIGFLMEYDNLDFVEAIQELADSLSLDVPREDGGTFQRPSTDTKALFALTELANDFYQTQLRQHAQKQQAVDYLKGRGLSGQIAKRFALGFCADEWRAIQTALGSDEGRREQLVEVGLLIKKSANDYYDRFRHRIMFPIRDLRGRVVGFGGRVLGDGTPKYLNSPETPLFHKGKELYGFYEACQSNRKLNQVLVVEGYMDVVALAQYGITYAVATLGTATSVEHIERLFRKVEDIIFCFDGDRAGRDAAWRALENTLPTLHEGRQIRFLFLPDGEDPDTLVRQEGFERFSQRIAQAQTLSQYLFDHLGKETDASTIDGRARLAEAAKPLLKKLPGGTFQQMMIAELAQRTRIDVNLLSIDISGNTAKTAQTANRYTATTNQRGPSLVRKTITVLLHRPDLAKTTENGAWLKDIDQAGIILLIDLLELLHQHPHLSTGGILEHWRDTEHGQHLSKLAAQPSLLDSDALAAEWDDTLSRLRKTANEAQLEKLEERDRLGIANAEEKAEIKRRYQKLGQHKD; translated from the coding sequence ATGGCGGGCAAAATTCCTCAACAGTTTATCGATGACATTCTGGCTCGCACAGATATTGTTGAGCTCATTGACGCACGTGTAACACTGAAAAAAGCCGGTAAAGACTTTCACGCCTGCTGCCCCTTTCATAATGAAAAGACCCCGTCGTTTACAGTAAGTCAGAACAAGCAGTTTTATCACTGCTTTGGCTGTGGCGCACATGGCAGCGCTATTGGCTTTTTAATGGAATACGATAATCTTGATTTTGTTGAAGCCATACAAGAGCTTGCCGATAGCCTTAGTCTTGATGTGCCGCGTGAGGACGGCGGCACTTTTCAACGACCGTCAACGGATACCAAGGCATTATTCGCCCTGACTGAACTGGCTAATGATTTTTATCAAACACAACTACGTCAACACGCGCAAAAACAACAAGCTGTCGATTACCTGAAAGGTCGTGGACTCAGCGGCCAAATCGCCAAGCGTTTCGCATTAGGCTTTTGTGCTGATGAATGGCGCGCCATTCAAACAGCGCTAGGCTCAGATGAAGGTAGGCGCGAACAACTCGTTGAAGTCGGGCTACTTATCAAAAAAAGCGCAAACGATTATTACGACCGTTTCCGTCACCGCATCATGTTTCCGATTCGAGACTTACGTGGGCGCGTGGTCGGCTTTGGCGGACGTGTACTCGGTGACGGTACACCAAAATACCTGAATTCACCTGAAACGCCCTTGTTTCATAAAGGCAAAGAACTATACGGTTTTTATGAGGCCTGCCAAAGTAACCGTAAACTCAATCAAGTACTGGTGGTTGAGGGCTATATGGACGTGGTTGCACTAGCGCAATATGGCATTACCTATGCGGTGGCGACCTTAGGCACGGCGACCAGTGTCGAGCATATCGAGCGTTTATTTCGTAAAGTCGAAGATATTATATTTTGCTTTGACGGTGACCGTGCCGGTCGCGACGCCGCATGGCGCGCATTGGAAAATACCCTACCGACGCTGCATGAGGGTCGCCAAATTCGGTTTCTGTTTTTACCCGATGGTGAAGACCCCGACACACTGGTTCGTCAAGAAGGGTTTGAACGTTTTTCGCAACGCATTGCACAAGCCCAGACACTATCGCAATACCTATTTGACCACCTCGGCAAAGAGACCGATGCCAGCACGATTGATGGCCGCGCACGACTGGCTGAAGCAGCAAAACCATTACTTAAGAAATTGCCTGGCGGCACCTTTCAACAAATGATGATTGCTGAATTAGCACAACGCACACGCATCGACGTCAACCTGCTCAGCATCGACATTAGCGGTAATACGGCAAAGACAGCACAAACCGCTAATCGCTATACAGCCACCACAAACCAACGCGGGCCATCGCTAGTACGCAAAACCATTACTGTACTGCTCCATCGACCCGACTTAGCAAAAACCACTGAAAATGGTGCATGGCTCAAAGATATTGACCAAGCCGGCATCATTTTATTGATCGACTTACTTGAACTCTTGCATCAACATCCCCATCTCAGTACTGGTGGTATTTTGGAGCACTGGCGCGATACTGAACATGGTCAACATCTATCCAAGCTTGCTGCCCAGCCGTCATTACTCGATAGCGATGCGCTGGCAGCAGAATGGGATGACACCTTGTCTAGGCTACGCAAAACAGCCAATGAAGCACAGCTCGAGAAGCTCGAAGAACGTGACCGTCTTGGCATTGCAAACGCTGAAGAAAAAGCCGAAATCAAACGGCGCTATCAAAAGCTAGGACAGCATAAAGACTGA
- a CDS encoding glutathione S-transferase N-terminal domain-containing protein, with translation MIDLYTAATPNGIKVSIALEELSLPYKVNHLNLADRDQKKSEYLKINPNGRIPAIVDRDNDDFAVFESGAILLYLAEKTGRLLPKDNNGRSQVIQWLMFQIGGIGPMQGQANVFYRYFPEKIPAVIERYQHETRRLYEVLDRQLEGREYICDDYSIADIAHWSWVSWYEWADINVDGLDNLMRWHQTMLSRPAVQRGRNIPPSFDDETLVNVAQSMLQK, from the coding sequence ATGATTGATTTATACACAGCGGCAACACCTAATGGCATTAAAGTGTCTATAGCGTTGGAAGAACTGTCCTTACCCTATAAAGTGAATCATCTCAATCTTGCTGACAGAGATCAAAAAAAATCAGAGTATTTAAAGATCAACCCCAATGGTCGTATCCCAGCCATTGTTGATCGGGATAATGATGACTTTGCCGTCTTTGAGTCAGGCGCAATCTTGCTTTATCTTGCAGAAAAAACCGGACGCTTGCTACCTAAAGATAACAACGGGCGATCTCAGGTCATTCAATGGCTGATGTTTCAAATAGGTGGCATAGGCCCCATGCAAGGTCAGGCCAATGTGTTTTATCGTTATTTTCCAGAAAAAATTCCAGCGGTAATAGAGCGCTACCAGCATGAGACACGCAGACTGTATGAAGTGCTGGATCGACAGCTAGAAGGGCGTGAATATATTTGCGATGACTACTCAATTGCCGATATCGCTCACTGGAGTTGGGTCAGTTGGTATGAATGGGCAGATATCAATGTTGATGGCTTGGACAATCTTATGCGTTGGCACCAGACAATGTTATCGCGGCCAGCTGTGCAACGTGGAAGAAATATCCCTCCCTCGTTTGATGATGAGACTTTGGTCAATGTCGCGCAAAGTATGTTGCAAAAATAA
- a CDS encoding TetR/AcrR family transcriptional regulator — MSYEVLALKYMLIMKNNIKKTNTSERILDVTQELIQSRGYSAISFNDIAKEVGIKKPSILYHYPSKVALGVAVVARYRKNFSMMLDKALRNREISPAKMMDFYFSPYLDLGKKNEKICLCGALAGEYMALPKGLRDEVTLFLEDGKKWLTTILKLGKSTGDFSFDGSPVVMANLVLDALQGSLIVSRAMSNKNHVKKTIAALKTELGLQSRIT, encoded by the coding sequence TTGAGTTATGAAGTTTTAGCACTAAAATATATGCTTATTATGAAAAATAATATAAAAAAAACCAATACATCAGAGCGCATACTGGACGTCACCCAGGAGCTTATTCAGTCTCGTGGATATAGCGCGATAAGCTTTAATGATATTGCGAAAGAAGTGGGTATTAAAAAGCCAAGCATTTTGTACCATTATCCGAGTAAGGTTGCCTTGGGTGTGGCAGTGGTTGCCCGATATCGAAAAAATTTTTCTATGATGCTAGACAAGGCGTTGAGAAATCGTGAAATCAGCCCTGCCAAGATGATGGATTTTTATTTTTCTCCTTATTTAGACTTAGGAAAAAAGAATGAAAAAATATGCTTATGCGGCGCATTGGCGGGTGAATACATGGCTTTACCGAAAGGTCTTAGAGATGAAGTCACATTATTCCTTGAAGACGGCAAAAAATGGTTAACGACTATATTGAAGTTAGGTAAAAGTACGGGTGATTTTAGTTTCGATGGTAGCCCAGTAGTCATGGCAAATTTAGTATTGGATGCTTTGCAAGGCTCTCTTATTGTCAGCCGAGCAATGTCAAATAAGAATCATGTTAAAAAAACGATAGCCGCGCTAAAAACCGAACTTGGCCTACAGAGCCGTATCACGTAA
- a CDS encoding molybdenum cofactor biosynthesis protein MoaE gives MPVILQEFALSPYQRLQDYETQCRKPGKSGAVVNFIGSMRDMHEDLSVEAMTIECYPAMALQEIEQICENATAQWRLDDFLVIHRYGRVEPGDALVLVAVWSTHRQQAFDACRHIIHHLKHKAPFWKQEHNGDSSRWLERNTDDVAVSASDIELKSC, from the coding sequence ATGCCAGTCATATTGCAAGAATTTGCATTGTCGCCTTATCAACGTTTACAAGACTATGAAACACAATGTCGCAAGCCTGGTAAGTCAGGTGCCGTAGTGAATTTTATTGGCAGCATGCGTGATATGCATGAAGACTTGTCTGTCGAGGCAATGACCATAGAGTGTTATCCAGCAATGGCTTTGCAAGAAATTGAACAAATATGCGAAAACGCTACCGCGCAATGGCGATTAGATGATTTTTTAGTGATACATCGTTATGGCAGAGTCGAGCCAGGGGATGCTTTAGTGTTGGTGGCGGTGTGGTCGACCCATCGACAACAAGCGTTCGATGCCTGTCGTCATATCATTCATCACCTGAAACATAAGGCGCCATTTTGGAAGCAAGAGCACAATGGTGACAGCAGTCGCTGGTTAGAGCGCAATACGGATGATGTCGCAGTCAGTGCGTCTGATATTGAGCTAAAGTCATGCTAA
- a CDS encoding cupin domain-containing protein → MKINADLTKRAVVNSSLVDWIASPLPGVDRKMLERDGDEVARVTSIVRYAPGSSFSPHVHTGGEEFIVLEGVFSDEMGDFKIDTYVRNPVGSSHKPASEFGCQIFVKLWQMHPDDQEYVRIDINQPEGWQSGGQEGESILSLHHTDYEKVSVAQWSAGFGASELRSYSGGAEFFVLSGSFFDESGHYEKGVWLRLPIGASHTPKSKEGCKVYIKTGHLVHELPKP, encoded by the coding sequence ATGAAGATTAACGCTGACCTTACAAAACGAGCTGTAGTAAACAGTAGTTTAGTTGATTGGATTGCATCACCTTTGCCTGGTGTGGACCGTAAGATGTTAGAGCGTGACGGTGACGAAGTGGCTCGTGTTACCTCAATTGTGCGTTATGCGCCAGGCAGTTCTTTTTCACCACATGTGCATACTGGCGGAGAAGAATTTATCGTTCTTGAAGGTGTTTTTTCTGATGAGATGGGTGATTTTAAAATCGACACCTATGTCAGAAACCCGGTTGGTTCTAGTCATAAACCTGCTAGCGAGTTTGGCTGTCAAATATTCGTTAAGCTGTGGCAGATGCATCCTGATGACCAGGAATATGTTCGTATAGACATCAATCAGCCAGAAGGTTGGCAGTCAGGTGGGCAAGAGGGTGAGTCGATATTGTCTTTACATCACACTGACTATGAAAAGGTGAGTGTCGCTCAATGGTCTGCCGGTTTTGGGGCGAGTGAGCTACGTAGTTATAGCGGTGGCGCAGAGTTTTTTGTCCTTTCTGGTAGTTTTTTTGATGAGAGTGGTCACTATGAAAAGGGTGTTTGGTTGCGCTTGCCAATAGGGGCTAGCCATACACCAAAGAGTAAGGAAGGCTGCAAGGTGTATATAAAAACTGGTCATCTGGTACACGAATTACCAAAGCCTTGA
- the rpoD gene encoding RNA polymerase sigma factor RpoD has product MDAKQQQSQLKLLIAKGKEQGYLTYREVNDHLPDTIVDPEQIEDIVNMINDMGIEVHEVAPDADSLIMKKDAVDEDSADEAAAALAIVGSDFGRTTDPVRMYMREMGTVELLTRQGEIRIAKRIEAGLSQMMSALATFPPTIQTLLDDYALFKNEEKRLTDIIVKFLTDEDLDTEAIPKPAAARTAEDKKDDEEEVKDTGPDPEQAAEHFARLGKLFDKVQKSRSKNGREHKTTINAIEKLDDCFKRLKLIPKLSVRLIAALRDVVNVIRTHERNIMDLCMNEARMPRKAFITSFPDNETDLEWLDREIASGAKYSDALKERKDTIKNEQTQLVELEKKWNFSINEIKDINRKMSIGDAKARRAKKEMIEANLRLVISIAKKYTNRGLQFLDLIQEGNVGLMKAVDKFEYRRGYKFSTYATWWIRQAITRSIADQARTIRIPVHMIETINKLNRISRQMLQKMGREATPEELAECMEMPEDKVRKVLKIAKEPISMETPIGDDEDSHLGDFIEDGNVMSPPEAATFEGLREQTQNVLESLTAREAKVLRMRFGIGMNTDHTLEEVGKQFDVTRERIRQIEAKALRKLRHPTRSERLRSFLDSDNNPQSGSS; this is encoded by the coding sequence ATGGATGCCAAACAGCAGCAATCCCAGCTTAAGTTATTGATCGCAAAAGGAAAAGAGCAGGGTTACCTGACCTATCGCGAAGTTAACGACCACCTCCCCGACACCATTGTCGATCCGGAGCAAATCGAAGATATCGTTAACATGATCAATGACATGGGCATTGAGGTTCACGAAGTTGCGCCTGACGCAGACAGCCTCATTATGAAAAAAGATGCTGTTGATGAAGATAGCGCCGATGAAGCCGCTGCTGCCTTAGCCATTGTCGGCAGCGATTTTGGCCGCACTACCGACCCCGTGCGTATGTATATGCGTGAAATGGGTACTGTCGAGCTACTGACACGACAAGGCGAAATTCGTATTGCCAAGCGCATTGAAGCCGGCCTGTCACAAATGATGTCAGCGCTAGCAACCTTTCCACCGACAATTCAAACCCTGTTGGATGACTATGCGCTCTTCAAAAATGAAGAGAAACGTTTGACAGATATTATCGTCAAATTCCTTACTGATGAGGATCTCGATACTGAAGCCATCCCAAAACCCGCCGCGGCACGCACAGCCGAGGACAAAAAAGATGATGAGGAAGAAGTAAAAGATACCGGCCCTGACCCAGAGCAAGCTGCTGAACACTTTGCCAGATTAGGTAAGTTGTTTGATAAAGTGCAAAAATCACGTAGCAAAAATGGCAGGGAGCACAAAACCACTATCAACGCTATTGAGAAACTTGATGATTGTTTTAAGCGTTTAAAGCTCATACCAAAACTATCTGTGCGCCTAATTGCCGCCCTGCGTGACGTGGTTAATGTCATTCGTACGCATGAGCGCAACATCATGGACCTCTGCATGAACGAAGCACGCATGCCACGTAAAGCGTTTATTACTAGCTTTCCCGATAATGAAACTGATCTTGAATGGCTGGATCGTGAAATTGCCTCCGGCGCCAAGTATTCAGACGCGCTGAAAGAGCGTAAAGACACTATTAAAAACGAGCAAACACAACTTGTCGAGCTTGAAAAGAAATGGAATTTCAGCATCAATGAAATCAAAGACATCAATCGCAAAATGTCGATTGGTGACGCCAAGGCGCGTCGTGCAAAAAAAGAAATGATTGAGGCCAACCTACGTCTCGTTATTTCTATCGCCAAAAAATACACTAACCGCGGACTACAGTTCCTTGATTTAATTCAGGAAGGTAACGTCGGCCTTATGAAAGCCGTCGACAAGTTTGAATACCGCCGTGGTTATAAATTTTCGACCTATGCAACCTGGTGGATTCGCCAAGCGATTACTCGCTCGATTGCTGATCAAGCACGCACCATTCGTATTCCAGTGCACATGATTGAAACCATCAACAAGCTCAATCGTATCTCGCGCCAAATGCTGCAAAAGATGGGCCGCGAAGCGACACCCGAAGAGCTGGCTGAATGCATGGAAATGCCTGAAGATAAAGTACGCAAAGTGCTTAAGATTGCCAAAGAGCCCATCTCAATGGAAACGCCAATTGGTGATGACGAAGATTCACACCTCGGTGATTTTATTGAAGACGGTAATGTAATGTCGCCACCCGAGGCGGCAACGTTTGAAGGTCTGCGCGAACAAACTCAAAACGTGCTAGAAAGCCTTACTGCCCGCGAGGCAAAAGTACTACGCATGCGTTTTGGCATCGGCATGAATACTGACCACACCTTGGAAGAAGTCGGCAAGCAATTTGATGTGACACGCGAACGTATTCGTCAAATCGAGGCCAAAGCCCTACGCAAACTGCGTCACCCCACGCGTTCCGAGCGTCTGCGCAGCTTCCTCGACAGTGATAACAATCCTCAAAGCGGCAGCTCTTAA
- the moaC gene encoding cyclic pyranopterin monophosphate synthase MoaC, whose protein sequence is MTKKFSHINKEGDAHMVDVGDKTATDRQATAQGCISMSAEAFDLLAAGSHKKGDVLSVARIAGIMAAKRTADLIPLCHTLPLSKVDVLFELNEAKQQVICQTTVRCHARTGVEMEALTAVQIALLTIYDMCKAVDKSMVIDGVRLLKKTGGKSGGWRAS, encoded by the coding sequence ATGACAAAAAAATTTAGCCACATAAATAAAGAGGGCGACGCGCATATGGTCGATGTCGGTGACAAGACAGCGACGGATCGACAAGCGACTGCGCAAGGCTGTATCAGTATGTCTGCTGAGGCGTTTGATTTGTTAGCAGCAGGCAGCCACAAAAAAGGCGATGTGCTTTCGGTTGCGCGTATTGCTGGCATCATGGCGGCAAAACGCACAGCGGACTTGATTCCCTTATGTCATACATTACCGTTATCTAAAGTCGATGTGTTGTTTGAGTTAAATGAGGCAAAGCAGCAAGTGATATGCCAAACGACAGTACGTTGTCATGCGCGCACGGGTGTTGAAATGGAAGCCTTGACCGCAGTGCAAATCGCCTTGCTAACGATCTACGATATGTGCAAGGCAGTTGATAAATCAATGGTGATTGATGGCGTTCGCCTACTCAAAAAAACCGGCGGAAAAAGTGGTGGCTGGCGTGCGTCATAG
- a CDS encoding glutathione S-transferase has translation MKLYEFEAFPNPRRVRIFLAEKGIEVPREQINVLEGEHRTDAYKAKNPSATVPCLELDDGSYISGCVAICRYFEAANLTPVLMGSTPAEQAAVSMWQRRVEEGLMDASTTYFHHATPGLGELELYQNKDWGMKSRERTIATMKWLDKELAGKPFIAGSSFSIADITALCAIDFVMFAEIATLDSYPNLKRWYGEVSARDSAKA, from the coding sequence ATGAAACTTTATGAATTTGAAGCATTTCCCAACCCGCGTCGTGTACGTATATTTTTGGCAGAAAAAGGTATTGAAGTCCCAAGAGAGCAAATCAATGTGTTAGAAGGCGAGCATAGAACAGATGCTTATAAAGCTAAAAATCCCAGTGCTACCGTTCCTTGCCTGGAACTTGATGATGGTAGTTACATTAGTGGTTGTGTCGCGATATGTCGTTATTTCGAAGCAGCGAATCTGACACCAGTATTAATGGGCAGCACACCTGCTGAACAGGCTGCTGTATCTATGTGGCAGCGTCGAGTTGAAGAAGGTTTGATGGACGCATCGACGACATATTTTCACCATGCAACCCCAGGGCTGGGTGAATTGGAGTTATACCAGAATAAAGATTGGGGCATGAAGAGTCGTGAGCGTACGATTGCCACTATGAAATGGTTGGATAAAGAGCTTGCTGGTAAACCATTTATAGCGGGCAGTAGTTTTTCTATTGCTGATATTACCGCCTTATGCGCGATTGATTTCGTCATGTTTGCTGAGATCGCGACGCTGGATAGTTATCCAAATCTCAAGCGTTGGTATGGTGAGGTTTCTGCACGTGATAGCGCTAAGGCGTAA
- the rpsU gene encoding 30S ribosomal protein S21, whose translation MPSVKMKENEPFEVAMRRFKRTCEKAGTLSEIRRREFYEKPTAVRKRKAAAAVKRHAKKVDREVARHVRLY comes from the coding sequence ATGCCATCAGTAAAAATGAAAGAAAATGAACCCTTTGAAGTGGCTATGCGCCGTTTCAAACGCACTTGCGAAAAGGCCGGTACCTTGTCCGAGATCCGCCGTCGCGAGTTTTACGAAAAGCCAACGGCCGTTCGCAAGCGCAAAGCTGCTGCTGCTGTGAAGCGCCACGCTAAAAAAGTCGACCGCGAAGTTGCGCGTCACGTTCGCCTGTATTGA